From Micrococcales bacterium:
TCACTGGAGCCCGAGCCCCCATGGAAGACCAGGTCAAACGGCAGATCTTTGCCGTAGGCCTTGCCCACGGCAGCCTGGATCTCATCCAGGATGCCCGGCCGCAACTGAACCGCGCCTGGCTTGTACACGCCATGCACATTGCCAAAGGTCAGGGCCGTGAGGTAGCGACCGTTCTCACCCAAACCGAGAGCTTCGACGGTGGCAGTGGCATCTTCGACGGTGGTGTAGAGCTTCTCGTTGATCTCAGCGGTAACGCCGTCTTCTTCGCCGCCAACTACGCCAATTTCGATTTCGAGGATGGTATTGGCCTTGACGGAAAGCGCCAGCAGTTCCTTGGCGATTTCAAGGTTCTCTTCCAGCGGTACGGCCGAGCCGTCCCACATGTGTGATTGGAAGGTCGGCAACTTGCCCGCGGCGGCTTGTTCGGCCTCGATGGCCAATAGCGGGCGGACCCAGGTCTCAAGATTGGGCTTTGAGCAGTGGTCGGTGTGCAAGGCGATGGTCACGGGATAGTTCTTGGCGACCTCAGTGACATAGGCCGCCATGGCCAGCGACCCGGCCACCCGGTCCTTGATAGTGGCGCCCGAGATGTATTCGGCGCCGCCAACCGAAACTTGGACAATCCCGTCCGATTCAGCATCCGCGAACCCCTGCAGGGCAGCGGTGGCAGTCTGGGATGAGGTCACGTTGACGGCAGGGTAAGCGAAGCGCTTTTCCTTAGCCCGGTCCAACATTGCGGCATAGGTCTGCGGGGTGGCGATTGCCATGGCAACACTCCTGATTTCCTAAGGACATTCGATCACCCTTAATCCTGCCACGCCCAGCCAGGTTTGACCGTCGAGATTAGCCCGCAGTTCACCCCGCCTGGCACCGGGACCGAGGTTCTGCGCGGCATCACCGCGCTGAAGCTCGGTGTCGCGGCAAAGGGGAGGAGTGTGTTGAAGCTCGGTGTCGCTGCGGAGGGGAGGGTGGGGCACAATGATGGACATGGCTCAAGCCGGATATGCAACAGACTCAATTGATCTTCGTTCTGACACCGTGACCCAGCCCTCGCCGGCCATGCGTCAAGCCATGGCCCAGGCCAAGGTTGACGACGACGTGATTGGACGCGATCCAACAATGGTGGAGCTGGAACAACGCGCTGCCGAGCTACTGGGCAGGGAGGCCGGTTTGTTCATGGTCTCCGGCTCTATGTCAAACGCAGTGGCCTTGATGGTGCAGGTCAGCCGGGGAGACTACTTCATGGCCCCGCGCTACGCCCACATTTTGTCCCACGAGCTGGGCACGGCCAGCTGGCTGGCCGGCGGCATTCCGGTGGAACTGGGATGGGGAGAAACCCCGGGGGTGCCCAAGTTGGCGGAAATCGACGCCATCGCGGCTGAAGAGGACCACGGTCACGCCTACTTCGAGCTAGTGCCTCGCCTATTGTCCCTGGAAAACACACACAACCACGCTGGCGGCACCATCATCCCCCAGGCTCTTAGTGATGCCCTGATGGCCAAGGCCCACCAGGCCGGTTGGCAGGTTCACTTAGACGGAGCTCGGCTGTGGCACGCGGCGGCGGCCCAGTCAATCACGCCAGCCGAGGCTGCCGGTGCGGCCGATTCGGTCACTGTCTGCCTGTCGAAGGGTCTGGGTGCGCCGGTTGGCTCGCTGCTTTGTGGCAGCCAGGAGCTAATCGACCGGGCCCGCCGGGCCCGCAAAATGCTGGGCGGCGGCGTTCGGCAGGGCGGCGTGCTGGCGGCGGCTGGCCTGGTGGCGCTAGAACAGGAGCTGCCAAGAATCGACCAGGATCGAATCCTGGCCAGGCGCCTGGCCCAGGGGCTGCGGGTGCTCGGTTTTGACGCCCCGGTGCCACAAACCAACATCATCATGGTCAAACCTGGCCAGGCTAGTCAGCTCAGCGCCAGCCAGCTGGCCGCCAGCTGGAACAAAATCGGTGTCCGCTGCCTCACAATGGGCCCAGCCGTCCGCTTGGTCACCCACCGCGACGTCGACGAATCAATGATCGACCAGGCCCTTGACCGAATCGAGGACTGTCTCAAGGCCTAGAGGGCTGGCGGATATAGGCCAAAGCTAGCGCCGGCATCGGGCGACAACTAATGGGTGCCAATCCCGCCACCCCCCGGCGGGGGACTGGGC
This genomic window contains:
- the fbaA gene encoding class II fructose-bisphosphate aldolase, translated to MAIATPQTYAAMLDRAKEKRFAYPAVNVTSSQTATAALQGFADAESDGIVQVSVGGAEYISGATIKDRVAGSLAMAAYVTEVAKNYPVTIALHTDHCSKPNLETWVRPLLAIEAEQAAAGKLPTFQSHMWDGSAVPLEENLEIAKELLALSVKANTILEIEIGVVGGEEDGVTAEINEKLYTTVEDATATVEALGLGENGRYLTALTFGNVHGVYKPGAVQLRPGILDEIQAAVGKAYGKDLPFDLVFHGGSGSSEQEIADAVSYGVIKMNIDTDLQYAFTRPIAGHCFANYDGVLKVDGEVGDKKKYDPRVWGKIAEASMAARIVEAAQQLGSAGQKMT
- a CDS encoding beta-eliminating lyase-related protein — translated: MAQAGYATDSIDLRSDTVTQPSPAMRQAMAQAKVDDDVIGRDPTMVELEQRAAELLGREAGLFMVSGSMSNAVALMVQVSRGDYFMAPRYAHILSHELGTASWLAGGIPVELGWGETPGVPKLAEIDAIAAEEDHGHAYFELVPRLLSLENTHNHAGGTIIPQALSDALMAKAHQAGWQVHLDGARLWHAAAAQSITPAEAAGAADSVTVCLSKGLGAPVGSLLCGSQELIDRARRARKMLGGGVRQGGVLAAAGLVALEQELPRIDQDRILARRLAQGLRVLGFDAPVPQTNIIMVKPGQASQLSASQLAASWNKIGVRCLTMGPAVRLVTHRDVDESMIDQALDRIEDCLKA